In Geotalea uraniireducens, one genomic interval encodes:
- the pal gene encoding peptidoglycan-associated lipoprotein Pal, translated as MIQRICRYLTVSLCLAALTAGCAKKDLVKQETPIPATTAPQAAPAPAPQKSEVPSAQPVKEEAVKAAPATPPATVADLKESLETIYFAFDSSLLSDQARNTLVKNVDYLKANPMAKIQIAGNCDERGSDEYNLALGERRAQSAKKYLETMGITGDRLSTISYGKEKPVDPGHDEAAWAKNRRDDFVVIK; from the coding sequence ATGATTCAGCGTATTTGCCGGTATTTAACGGTATCCCTCTGTCTGGCGGCCCTGACGGCCGGTTGTGCGAAAAAGGATCTGGTCAAGCAGGAAACGCCGATCCCGGCGACCACCGCTCCCCAGGCGGCCCCGGCGCCCGCACCGCAAAAAAGTGAAGTTCCCTCTGCCCAGCCAGTGAAGGAAGAGGCGGTCAAGGCGGCTCCCGCCACGCCGCCGGCAACGGTTGCCGATCTGAAGGAGTCCCTTGAGACGATTTATTTTGCTTTCGATTCGTCACTCCTCTCCGACCAGGCACGGAATACCCTGGTGAAAAACGTCGACTATCTGAAGGCAAACCCGATGGCGAAAATCCAGATCGCCGGCAATTGCGACGAGCGGGGCTCCGACGAATACAACCTGGCCCTCGGCGAGCGCCGTGCCCAGTCGGCGAAAAAGTATCTGGAGACGATGGGGATTACCGGCGATCGGCTGTCGACAATCAGCTATGGCAAGGAAAAACCGGTCGATCCGGGTCATGATGAGGCGGCCTGGGCGAAAAACCGGCGTGACGATTTTGTCGTAATCAAGTAA
- a CDS encoding MarR family winged helix-turn-helix transcriptional regulator: MTSTADIIATITDDLRRIFQVVNGHSKRAMRETGLTGPQLWAIKVIAGHGPLRVSDLAQRLYLHNATVVGILDRLEAQELVQRVRSQEDRRVVMVSLTAQGKELVTRAPEVAQGLLVAGLENIPRDRLETITEGLRLMVEILDAQHLPPQLLLSSEVNRTGKAVTRRSRKTGE; encoded by the coding sequence ATGACGTCAACTGCCGACATCATCGCTACGATTACCGATGATCTCCGCCGGATATTCCAAGTGGTAAACGGTCATTCCAAGCGGGCGATGCGGGAAACCGGGCTGACGGGTCCCCAGCTGTGGGCGATCAAGGTCATTGCCGGCCACGGCCCGTTGCGGGTTTCCGATCTGGCGCAACGGCTCTATCTGCACAATGCCACAGTGGTCGGCATCCTTGACCGCCTGGAGGCCCAGGAGCTGGTGCAGCGGGTCCGCTCCCAGGAGGACCGCCGGGTGGTGATGGTTTCGCTGACGGCCCAGGGGAAAGAGCTGGTGACCAGAGCGCCGGAAGTTGCCCAAGGGCTGCTGGTGGCAGGATTGGAAAATATTCCCCGCGACCGTCTTGAAACCATCACGGAAGGGTTGCGGTTGATGGTGGAGATCCTCGATGCCCAGCATCTCCCTCCCCAGCTGCTTCTCTCTTCGGAAGTGAACCGCACGGGGAAGGCAGTAACCCGGAGAAGCCGCAAGACCGGCGAGTAG
- a CDS encoding glycosyltransferase has translation MKRTLAAYEGIVGAAVIHQLRHLGEKLAGCRVIHVNSTRAGGGVAEILDWMVPLMRDLGIDASWEVLEGNSRFFSVTKSIHNGLQGNPLHLGPADWQVYQETNAANAERLRDQLSEADIVVIHDPQPAALLGLCPQRKGKWIWRAHIDVSHPYRPVWKMLRAAVEQYDASIFHMPQFAQALPHPQYLVPPSIDPLSEKNCDLPAAELASVRAEFGLDSQRPLLVQISRFDRFKDPVGVIQAYRMVRKVLPVQLVLAGGGAADDPEGQAVLDEVLEAANADPDIHVLCLPSDAHRTINALQRLADIVIQKSTREGFGLTVTEGLWKGKPVIGGDVGGIRLQVINHQTGFLVNTPEGAAHRVRFLLHHRQRLGEMGDTGRKFVLEHYLLTRHLREYLTLFLALRLEAAQHTIFV, from the coding sequence ATGAAACGGACGCTGGCTGCCTACGAAGGGATCGTCGGGGCAGCGGTCATCCACCAGCTGCGTCACCTGGGGGAAAAGCTGGCCGGCTGCCGGGTTATCCACGTCAATTCCACCCGCGCCGGGGGTGGGGTGGCGGAGATTCTCGACTGGATGGTCCCGCTGATGCGGGATCTCGGCATCGATGCTTCCTGGGAGGTGCTCGAAGGGAACAGCCGCTTCTTCTCGGTGACCAAGTCGATCCATAACGGCCTGCAGGGAAACCCCCTGCACCTCGGCCCCGCCGACTGGCAGGTCTATCAGGAGACCAACGCCGCCAATGCCGAGCGGCTGCGGGACCAGCTCTCCGAAGCCGACATCGTCGTGATCCACGATCCCCAGCCGGCGGCCTTGCTCGGTCTCTGCCCGCAACGGAAGGGGAAATGGATCTGGCGGGCTCACATCGACGTCAGCCATCCCTACCGGCCGGTCTGGAAAATGCTCCGCGCCGCCGTCGAGCAATATGATGCGAGTATCTTCCACATGCCCCAGTTCGCCCAGGCGCTCCCCCATCCTCAGTACCTGGTGCCGCCGAGCATTGATCCGCTCAGCGAGAAGAATTGCGATCTTCCGGCAGCGGAATTGGCGAGTGTCCGGGCGGAATTCGGCCTCGATTCCCAGCGGCCGCTTCTGGTGCAGATTTCCCGTTTTGACCGCTTCAAGGACCCGGTCGGGGTGATCCAGGCTTACCGGATGGTGCGCAAGGTGCTGCCGGTGCAGCTGGTGCTGGCCGGCGGCGGCGCCGCCGACGATCCGGAAGGACAGGCGGTACTCGACGAGGTGCTGGAAGCGGCCAACGCCGACCCGGACATCCACGTGCTCTGTCTGCCGTCCGACGCCCACCGGACCATCAATGCCCTGCAGCGGCTTGCCGATATCGTCATCCAGAAGTCGACCCGGGAAGGATTCGGCCTGACGGTTACCGAGGGGCTCTGGAAGGGGAAACCGGTGATCGGCGGCGATGTCGGCGGTATCCGGCTCCAGGTGATCAACCACCAGACCGGTTTCCTGGTCAATACCCCCGAGGGGGCGGCGCACCGGGTCAGGTTTCTGCTGCATCATCGCCAGCGGCTCGGCGAGATGGGGGACACCGGGCGCAAATTCGTCCTGGAGCATTACCTACTGACCCGGCATCTGCGGGAGTATCTGACCCTGTTCCTGGCGCTCAGGCTCGAGGCGGCACAGCATACGATCTTTGTCTGA